DNA sequence from the Deinococcus humi genome:
ATCACCTGGACTGAGAAAATCGCCACGCCGCTGATGCTGGGCCTGATCACGGACACGGGCAGTTTCAGATTCAACAGCGTCACGCCGCAGACGTTCGTGTGCGCCGCCCAGTTGCTGGAACGCGGCGCGCGGCTGGGATGGATCAACGATTCCATGGGCCAGAACCCGCGCGCCTACTACCTGCTGCTGCGCGAGGTGCTGGACACCATGGAATTTCTGCGCGGCGGACGGGTGGTGGTGGCGCGCGTGGACGAGGCCATGCTGACGCGGGCCGGGGCCAGCTGGGAGGACGTGGAAAACTACGTCGGCTTGCTGCGCAACTCCGAGGGGGCAGAACTCGCCGTGATGATCAAGGACTTTGGCGAACGGATCAAGCTGTCGCTGCGTTCACGCGGCGAGGTGAGCGCGCAGAATGTGGCGGTGGCGCTGGGCGGCGGCGGTCACGTCCTGGCCTCCGGCGCCAGCCTGAGCGAACCGTATCCGGCGGTGCGCCGCCGCCTGGAAGACGCGATTGGGGCCGAGCTCGCGCGGGTGGACGGACCGGCCCGGGACATGGCCGACCGCACCTGACCTCAGTGCGGGGATCATCCGGCGTCAGCCCCCAGAGGGGCGGGAGTGTTCCGCAGCGCGGAGGAGTTGCACCTTGATCATGCTCA
Encoded proteins:
- a CDS encoding DHH family phosphoesterase, which codes for MNVSNGDNHQYWQEVRQVAALLRAHEGPVVVLSHENPDGDALGSLLGLTRALRNLGKTVIAPMDVPRYLRFLPGPGETSGPLAEWPAGALAVVVDVDNNDPDRVAGADLRQFGGEVINLDHHGTNQRRATAGVVDPALPAAVMIVADVLTELGITWTEKIATPLMLGLITDTGSFRFNSVTPQTFVCAAQLLERGARLGWINDSMGQNPRAYYLLLREVLDTMEFLRGGRVVVARVDEAMLTRAGASWEDVENYVGLLRNSEGAELAVMIKDFGERIKLSLRSRGEVSAQNVAVALGGGGHVLASGASLSEPYPAVRRRLEDAIGAELARVDGPARDMADRT